Proteins found in one candidate division KSB1 bacterium genomic segment:
- a CDS encoding winged helix-turn-helix domain-containing protein, protein MNHDKSQVAGYRFDDIFLDAHNRQLWRQGRLVPLNSKYFEVLLLLVRQSGQLVEKQRLFDEVWQGVIVTDAALTQCIKDIRKQLGDEASNPRYIKTVPKHGYIFIGQPVEVNGETTASSSPPIQVVERAHRPYKFLDYYTEQDAPLFFGREPEIESICSQILAHRSFIIHGRSGAGKSSIVCAGLLPRLKAMGHLAFAIRSFTDPMQQMVKALLPVVDGGDSSSLEELLSRAASDSSQQSVVFFLDQFEEFFLLLGEDSRKKFVEALGRLLAHENVPLRLVFTLREDLLAEMSQFKTAIPEVFHHEYRLKRLSREQAAAAITEPARVAGCRYEAELVQRLLDDLTEQDGIDPPQLQIVCDQLYDTRGHDNKLTVAAYERLGTASKIIAGYLARVLRRFNTADLRIAKEILKALISPDGQRLILRGAELHGRLKKFSGNANAIVEELVAARVVRCRNQDGEGWLELAHDYLLPEVSRWLTAEDRALKRARGVLERALENYRAHQLLIDAETLDLLLPHGEQLGLSSEEGDLLAKSILYRSRPLPEWLVARSPSLLNLIVEAAGHDEASVRLRAIEACRWVRHREIRDMLRRVALWDRHLNVRKAASIALADWLGEAAGDMLYRETAGEKAGLLRRVVSLALIRDHQRNMLPLAPFSLIISGLIIGALIWVRLRRNWTGIIRQSVSGTLGGAMSGIAGGFFLGLALAVVRHTTAVEAMSLILVLISLGLFIGASGAFGISFGMVAAAHVTYRHHRFWAVIGGAAGGAAVGWSAHLIGVDMLQALFGQSPTGITGAFEGAMIGAGLSLGALVAGGLVNGRQPWQRIFGAALGSMLAGIVLAIIGGNLFSSSLELIARSFANSQIRLEPLASFFGEMHFGRTTQIALGAIEGFLFGGGLTGGMEFLSRQPRR, encoded by the coding sequence ATGAATCACGATAAATCACAAGTTGCGGGTTACCGATTCGACGATATTTTTCTTGATGCGCATAATCGCCAGCTTTGGCGCCAGGGCCGGCTGGTGCCGTTGAATTCAAAATATTTCGAGGTGTTGCTGCTGTTGGTGCGTCAAAGCGGGCAGTTGGTCGAAAAGCAGCGTCTGTTTGACGAAGTTTGGCAGGGCGTGATTGTCACCGATGCGGCGTTGACGCAATGCATCAAGGATATTCGTAAGCAACTCGGCGACGAGGCCTCGAATCCGCGTTACATCAAAACCGTTCCGAAACACGGTTATATTTTCATCGGCCAGCCCGTGGAAGTGAACGGAGAAACGACCGCGTCTTCTTCGCCGCCAATTCAGGTGGTCGAACGAGCGCATCGCCCGTACAAATTTCTCGATTACTACACCGAGCAAGACGCGCCGTTGTTTTTTGGTCGTGAGCCGGAAATTGAAAGCATCTGCTCGCAAATCTTGGCGCATCGGTCGTTCATCATTCACGGCCGCTCCGGTGCCGGCAAAAGCTCGATCGTGTGCGCCGGTTTGCTGCCGCGTTTGAAAGCGATGGGCCATCTCGCCTTTGCCATCCGGAGCTTCACCGATCCGATGCAGCAAATGGTCAAGGCGCTTTTACCGGTGGTTGACGGCGGCGATTCGTCAAGCTTGGAAGAATTGCTTTCGCGCGCGGCTTCTGATTCTTCTCAGCAAAGCGTTGTTTTTTTTCTCGATCAGTTTGAGGAATTTTTTCTCTTGTTGGGCGAGGACAGCCGAAAGAAATTTGTCGAAGCGCTTGGCCGTTTGTTGGCTCACGAGAATGTGCCGCTGCGGCTGGTCTTCACGCTGCGCGAGGATTTGCTGGCGGAGATGAGCCAATTCAAAACCGCGATTCCGGAAGTTTTTCATCACGAATATCGTCTCAAGCGCCTCAGCCGCGAGCAGGCAGCGGCGGCGATTACCGAGCCGGCGCGCGTGGCCGGTTGCCGTTATGAAGCTGAATTGGTTCAGCGGCTGCTGGATGATCTCACCGAGCAGGATGGCATCGATCCACCCCAATTGCAAATCGTCTGCGATCAGCTTTACGACACACGCGGTCATGACAACAAACTGACGGTCGCGGCGTATGAACGCCTCGGCACCGCGTCGAAAATCATTGCCGGCTATTTGGCGCGGGTTTTACGGCGTTTCAACACCGCCGATCTGCGCATCGCCAAAGAAATTCTCAAGGCGCTGATTTCGCCGGACGGGCAGCGTTTGATTCTGCGCGGCGCGGAATTGCACGGCCGACTCAAAAAATTTTCCGGCAACGCCAACGCGATTGTGGAGGAATTGGTTGCCGCCCGCGTCGTGCGCTGCCGCAATCAAGACGGCGAAGGCTGGCTGGAATTGGCGCATGATTATTTGCTGCCGGAAGTCTCGCGCTGGCTCACGGCGGAAGATCGCGCGCTGAAACGGGCCCGCGGCGTGCTCGAACGCGCCCTCGAAAATTATCGCGCGCATCAACTTTTAATCGACGCTGAGACGCTTGATTTGCTGCTGCCTCACGGCGAGCAACTCGGCTTGTCGAGCGAGGAAGGCGACTTGCTGGCCAAAAGCATTTTGTATCGCAGCCGGCCACTGCCGGAATGGCTGGTGGCGCGCTCTCCATCATTATTAAATTTGATTGTCGAGGCCGCCGGCCACGACGAGGCGAGCGTGCGATTGCGCGCCATCGAGGCCTGCCGTTGGGTTCGCCATCGCGAAATCCGAGACATGCTGCGGCGTGTTGCCTTGTGGGATCGCCATTTGAATGTGAGAAAAGCCGCCAGCATCGCGCTCGCTGATTGGCTCGGTGAAGCCGCCGGCGACATGCTGTATCGAGAAACCGCTGGCGAGAAAGCCGGGCTACTCCGCCGCGTCGTGAGTTTGGCGCTGATTCGTGATCACCAACGAAATATGCTGCCGCTCGCGCCGTTTTCTCTCATCATCAGCGGCTTGATCATCGGCGCCTTGATCTGGGTGCGGCTGCGCCGGAATTGGACCGGCATCATCCGGCAAAGCGTCAGCGGAACGCTCGGCGGCGCGATGTCAGGAATCGCCGGCGGATTTTTTCTCGGCCTGGCTCTCGCCGTCGTTCGGCATACGACCGCGGTCGAGGCCATGTCGCTCATTCTCGTGTTGATCAGTCTTGGGCTTTTTATTGGCGCCTCGGGCGCGTTCGGGATTAGTTTCGGCATGGTCGCGGCGGCGCATGTCACGTATCGCCATCATCGTTTTTGGGCCGTAATTGGCGGCGCCGCGGGTGGCGCGGCTGTCGGTTGGAGCGCCCATCTCATCGGCGTTGACATGCTGCAGGCCTTGTTCGGACAAAGCCCGACCGGCATCACCGGCGCGTTCGAGGGCGCGATGATCGGCGCCGGTTTATCGCTCGGCGCGCTTGTGGCCGGCGGCTTGGTCAACGGTCGCCAGCCTTGGCAGCGCATTTTCGGGGCGGCACTCGGCAGCATGTTGGCCGGTATTGTGTTGGCGATTATCGGCGGCAATCTGTTCAGCAGCAGCCTGGAGCTCATCGCGCGCTCATTTGCCAATTCGCAAATCCGCCTGGAGCCGCTGGCATCGTTTTTTGGTGAAATGCATTTTGGCCGGACGACGCAAATCGCGCTCGGCGCGATTGAAGGTTTTCTGTTCGGCGGCGGCTTGACCGGCGGGATGGAGTTTTTGTCGCGCCAGCCGCGGCGATGA
- a CDS encoding di-trans,poly-cis-decaprenylcistransferase produces MSTNSNGHGRPQGLHVAIIMDGNGRWANSRGLPRVAGHRAGAEALRPIVEAAPPLGITTLTVYAFSSDNWLRPGPEVRALMKLFHTYLLSESDRCLKNGVRLNIIGRRDRFQAELREVMERVEAATSQGRVLDLRVALDYSSRDAILRAVSKVNGAKEISREGFARLLAKADHAAVTTPDVDLLIRTGGEQRLSDFLLWECAYAELFFTKKMWPEFTPEDFAAAVEEFRCRERRFGKTSQQILHPQSTANLETI; encoded by the coding sequence ATGTCTACAAATTCGAATGGTCATGGCAGGCCACAAGGCTTGCACGTCGCCATCATCATGGATGGCAATGGCCGCTGGGCAAACAGTCGCGGCCTGCCGCGCGTTGCCGGCCATCGTGCCGGCGCCGAAGCGCTGCGCCCCATCGTCGAAGCGGCGCCGCCACTTGGCATCACGACGTTGACAGTTTATGCTTTTTCTTCGGATAATTGGCTCCGCCCCGGCCCGGAAGTGAGGGCGCTGATGAAGTTGTTTCACACCTATTTGCTGAGTGAAAGCGACCGTTGCCTGAAAAACGGCGTGCGCTTGAACATTATTGGCCGGCGCGATCGTTTTCAGGCTGAGCTGCGCGAAGTGATGGAAAGAGTCGAAGCCGCCACCTCGCAGGGACGGGTGCTCGATCTGCGCGTGGCATTGGATTACTCGAGTCGCGACGCCATCTTGCGTGCCGTGAGCAAGGTGAATGGCGCCAAGGAAATCTCGCGGGAAGGGTTCGCGCGCCTGCTGGCCAAGGCCGATCATGCCGCGGTTACGACGCCGGACGTCGATCTGCTCATTCGCACCGGCGGCGAGCAGCGCCTGAGCGATTTTCTGTTGTGGGAATGCGCGTATGCCGAGCTTTTTTTTACGAAAAAAATGTGGCCGGAATTTACTCCGGAAGACTTTGCCGCGGCGGTGGAAGAATTTCGTTGCCGCGAGCGCCGCTTCGGAAAGACCTCACAACAAATATTGCATCCTCAATCCACCGCCAATTTGGAGACCATCTGA
- the amrB gene encoding AmmeMemoRadiSam system protein B, with the protein MTTDYPKLRFVEAVPLQAGNEIRSRANNDAAFILRDPSGIAEGALAVSAEALFVLQFFDGNHSLLDIRTEFYRAFGVFLPEQRLTHLVAELERAYLLEGEFFQDYLRQLQQQMLAQPVRQAAHAGASYPADPKLLRETLDGYYRSSQGAGLPNRQLPDATTKPRVLAAVAPHIDLRAGGPCYTFTYRALAESEPAEVYVILGTGHSGLINCFSCLPKDFATPLGVVKHDVEFIEALRRRHPHDLLGEPLPHRSEHTIEFQTVFLQHLFSGKMNFTIVPILCSYAYLMLTDDRFSREKRIIEDFTKALRATIAASRRRVCVIASVDLSHVGPRYGEAQTPDAAFMQRVNEADRRLLSCIEAVNAEAFVNANAQIEDRYRLCGFAPLHTMLASTGAKRGRTLKYDGAFVDDRRSMVTFASAVLY; encoded by the coding sequence ATGACTACGGACTATCCCAAACTACGCTTTGTTGAAGCTGTTCCGCTGCAGGCGGGAAATGAAATTCGTTCGCGCGCCAACAACGACGCGGCCTTTATCTTGCGCGATCCCAGCGGCATTGCCGAAGGCGCGCTGGCGGTTTCGGCGGAGGCACTGTTTGTTTTGCAGTTCTTTGACGGCAACCATTCTTTGTTGGATATTCGCACGGAATTTTATCGCGCCTTCGGCGTCTTTTTGCCCGAGCAAAGATTAACTCATCTCGTCGCCGAGCTGGAGCGGGCATATTTGCTGGAAGGCGAATTTTTTCAAGATTATTTAAGGCAGCTCCAGCAGCAGATGCTGGCGCAGCCGGTGCGCCAAGCGGCGCATGCCGGCGCGAGTTATCCGGCTGATCCGAAGCTTTTGCGTGAGACGCTCGACGGCTATTATCGCTCGTCCCAGGGTGCGGGCCTGCCGAACAGACAATTGCCGGATGCTACGACGAAACCGCGCGTGCTGGCCGCGGTGGCGCCGCACATTGATTTGCGCGCCGGCGGGCCATGTTACACCTTCACATATCGTGCCCTGGCCGAATCTGAACCCGCCGAGGTTTACGTGATTCTCGGCACCGGTCACAGCGGCCTGATCAATTGTTTCTCGTGTCTGCCAAAGGATTTTGCCACCCCGCTGGGCGTGGTCAAGCACGACGTCGAGTTTATCGAAGCACTGCGCCGGCGGCATCCACACGATCTTTTGGGTGAGCCGTTGCCGCATCGCAGCGAGCATACGATTGAGTTTCAAACGGTCTTTTTGCAACATCTCTTCAGTGGCAAAATGAATTTCACCATCGTGCCGATTTTGTGCTCGTATGCATATTTGATGCTGACGGATGACCGCTTCAGCCGCGAAAAGCGCATCATCGAGGATTTTACCAAAGCCCTGCGCGCCACGATTGCGGCCAGCCGGCGCCGGGTTTGCGTGATTGCCAGCGTTGATCTTTCGCATGTCGGGCCGCGCTACGGCGAGGCGCAAACTCCCGATGCGGCGTTCATGCAGCGCGTCAATGAGGCGGATCGCCGCCTGCTGTCGTGTATCGAAGCGGTCAACGCCGAGGCCTTTGTCAATGCCAACGCCCAAATCGAAGATCGTTATCGCCTCTGCGGTTTTGCGCCGCTGCACACGATGCTGGCTTCCACCGGCGCCAAACGCGGGCGGACGCTGAAATATGACGGCGCGTTCGTCGATGATCGCCGGTCGATGGTGACGTTTGCGAGTGCGGTGCTCTATTAA
- a CDS encoding metalloregulator ArsR/SmtB family transcription factor yields the protein MNKLDAKKNFQEFFPEAYIKKSVKILKLLSEASRLRIMLYLAKEGPCTVSEIIEALDLVQSTTSHHLSLLRAADLVVTSRDGKKVFYDINEPMWKKMGLQFFKYLQKGNEIDLLGKFVLKMIGR from the coding sequence ATGAACAAACTCGACGCGAAGAAGAATTTCCAGGAATTTTTTCCCGAAGCGTACATCAAAAAATCCGTCAAGATTCTCAAGCTGCTGAGCGAGGCAAGCCGCTTGCGCATCATGCTTTATCTGGCGAAGGAGGGGCCATGCACGGTTTCGGAGATCATCGAGGCGCTGGATCTGGTGCAGAGCACGACGTCGCATCATCTATCGCTGCTGCGCGCCGCCGATCTGGTGGTGACCTCGCGCGACGGCAAGAAGGTTTTTTACGACATCAACGAACCGATGTGGAAGAAGATGGGCTTGCAGTTCTTCAAATATCTGCAAAAAGGAAATGAGATCGATTTGCTTGGCAAGTTTGTGTTGAAGATGATTGGAAGATAG
- the serA gene encoding phosphoglycerate dehydrogenase produces MPRLRSLLKSLPKTSYPKDKIRVLLLENIHPAAAARFQAETFQVETLPAGLEEETLAAKIDTVHLLGIRSKTRVTEAVLLRARRLWAIGCYCIGTDQVDLTTARRRGVPVFNAPYSNTRSVAELVIGEIIMLLRRVFEKNQKLHQKKWDKRSEGCYEVRGKTLGIIGYGHIGSQVSILAEALGMNVIYYDIAEKLPMGNARPVHSLSEVLQHSDVVTLHVPEDETTLNLIAGPQLAMMKKGSYLLNSSRGRVVQLDDVREALVRGHLAGAAIDVFPDEPAGNDHTFESVLQGLPNVILTPHIGGSTLESQEDIARKTSEKLITYMNTGSTYGSVNFPEVQLPLLKDQHRVLHIHQNVPGVIAEFNNVFSQHGINIEGQYLRTREDIGYVVTDINQKPRREILEDLKKIAATIRVRALY; encoded by the coding sequence GTGCCCCGCTTGCGATCGTTGCTGAAAAGCCTGCCGAAAACTTCCTATCCGAAGGATAAAATCCGCGTGCTGCTGTTGGAAAATATTCATCCGGCCGCGGCGGCGCGTTTTCAGGCGGAAACCTTTCAAGTCGAGACCCTGCCGGCGGGTCTTGAGGAAGAGACGCTGGCCGCTAAAATCGACACCGTGCATTTATTGGGCATTCGTTCGAAGACGCGCGTGACCGAGGCCGTGCTGCTGCGGGCGCGAAGATTGTGGGCCATTGGCTGTTATTGCATCGGCACTGATCAAGTTGATTTGACCACCGCGCGCCGGCGCGGCGTGCCGGTGTTCAATGCACCGTACAGCAACACCCGCAGCGTCGCCGAGCTGGTGATCGGTGAAATCATCATGCTGCTGCGCCGGGTGTTTGAAAAAAATCAAAAGCTGCATCAGAAAAAATGGGATAAACGCTCGGAAGGCTGCTACGAGGTGCGCGGCAAAACCCTGGGCATCATCGGCTACGGCCACATCGGCTCGCAAGTTTCGATTCTCGCTGAAGCTCTGGGCATGAACGTGATCTATTACGACATCGCCGAAAAGCTGCCGATGGGCAATGCGCGCCCGGTTCATTCGCTCAGCGAGGTGCTGCAGCACAGCGACGTGGTCACCTTGCACGTTCCCGAGGACGAAACCACCCTCAACCTGATCGCCGGCCCGCAGCTTGCGATGATGAAGAAGGGAAGTTATCTGCTCAATTCCAGCCGCGGCCGGGTCGTCCAGCTCGACGATGTGCGCGAGGCGCTGGTGCGAGGGCATCTCGCCGGCGCCGCCATTGACGTTTTTCCGGACGAACCGGCGGGCAACGATCACACGTTCGAATCGGTGTTGCAGGGTTTGCCGAACGTGATTTTGACCCCGCACATCGGCGGCAGCACGCTGGAGTCGCAGGAGGATATTGCGCGCAAAACTTCGGAAAAACTCATCACCTATATGAACACCGGCAGCACCTACGGCAGCGTCAATTTTCCGGAAGTGCAATTGCCGCTGTTGAAAGACCAGCATCGCGTTTTGCACATCCACCAAAACGTGCCGGGCGTGATCGCCGAGTTCAACAACGTCTTTTCGCAACATGGGATCAACATCGAAGGCCAATACCTGCGCACGCGCGAAGACATCGGTTACGTGGTCACCGACATTAACCAAAAACCCCGGCGCGAAATTTTGGAAGACCTCAAAAAGATTGCTGCAACGATTCGGGTGAGGGCGTTATATTAA
- a CDS encoding protein kinase, which yields MDVVKILDAKYELVREIKRGGFGVVYYGRDRLFGKPVAIKAISPDLLGEAKYVDLFQAESLSVARLNHHNIVRLYDIKRTEDGQFYIIMEYIDGVDLGKLISAQRKGTIDLPFHIGAYIMAQCCAGLDYAHARRDPDTHQPLNIIHQDISPSNIMVNRLGEVKIIDFGMAGARRRSNSQRGRKREILVQGKIAYVAPEQLNGAPNLDRRSDIFSTGLVLFEILTGDRLFQNDDPAKVVEILESGEWNFDQLAAKEVPEALQMIVQRAVQKHPENRYQTANQMYLDLMTYLATQESGPDLANDLSALVERVAPGEKIEIEAVNEEASTEALRNLYNKTTPENGVPKESAAYVDGDIDAVEVETIVEKESAPRQLEFKAAANQDHPVASTVETSENFEVCENPAETAGNAENAEPPIQDVPYYQVIEEDEEDEEEIRTIIDVIRISTRSHKKMILAVLGGLTGVFLLFSILDVMMQWTGYGSAIYNLLFPPAIRIVSFPPNAQVSLDDKLLPQTTPLAIEKISPGVHKLMLSLPRFDPIVRSIQVPPKGKAVVQGENSPEKDQPYVFRFKTTLELSSKPSGAEVYLNGVKYTQTTPCRVVWEVGSPLQIEMEKPGLARLAGFTFNSLEGVESIEDRRFWRFQRIEENREHYAVEGIFAKAIVITSTPNNAEIYLDGSNKPVGVTGFTNRLLLTIGTHTVSLHKKDFLPKTFTIQLDENSPETYHEALSRVVRILATDAGSASNNDIGATVLQLVSETNKVRLRAVTPCEFTLQPIKYTALLRKDGYKDLVLNIPASGTVVVAKMERIHLVVEILVVDEATGEPIPGVQIRSHAPPNNREMQIGETDEIGVATKDLLPGEYSFTAKKAGYREAVKSFLVTPNGKNRVVFKLITQ from the coding sequence ATGGATGTCGTCAAAATATTAGACGCGAAATACGAATTGGTGCGCGAAATCAAAAGGGGAGGGTTTGGTGTCGTCTATTATGGCCGTGATCGCTTGTTCGGCAAGCCAGTGGCAATCAAAGCAATCTCGCCGGATTTGCTCGGGGAAGCCAAATATGTCGATTTGTTCCAAGCCGAATCGCTTTCGGTGGCGCGCCTGAATCATCATAATATCGTGAGGCTTTATGACATCAAGCGCACTGAAGATGGCCAGTTTTACATTATCATGGAGTATATCGACGGCGTTGATCTGGGGAAATTGATCAGCGCGCAACGCAAGGGCACTATTGACCTGCCTTTTCATATCGGGGCTTATATCATGGCGCAATGCTGCGCCGGCCTGGACTATGCCCATGCGCGCCGCGACCCCGACACCCACCAGCCTTTGAATATCATCCATCAAGACATTTCGCCGAGCAACATCATGGTCAACCGGCTGGGCGAAGTCAAAATCATCGATTTCGGCATGGCTGGAGCGCGGCGGCGCTCGAACTCACAGCGTGGCCGCAAACGCGAGATTTTGGTGCAAGGCAAAATCGCCTATGTGGCGCCGGAACAACTCAACGGCGCTCCAAACCTCGATCGCCGCTCGGATATCTTTTCGACCGGCCTGGTTCTTTTTGAAATTTTAACTGGTGATCGTCTCTTTCAAAATGACGATCCGGCCAAAGTGGTTGAAATTTTGGAAAGCGGCGAATGGAATTTCGACCAACTTGCCGCCAAAGAAGTGCCGGAGGCGCTGCAAATGATCGTGCAACGCGCCGTGCAAAAACATCCTGAAAACCGCTACCAAACGGCCAACCAGATGTATCTCGATCTGATGACGTATCTGGCCACTCAGGAATCCGGGCCGGATCTCGCCAACGACTTGAGCGCTCTTGTCGAACGGGTGGCGCCGGGCGAAAAGATCGAGATCGAAGCGGTCAATGAGGAAGCCTCAACAGAAGCTTTGCGAAATTTATACAATAAGACAACGCCTGAAAACGGCGTTCCTAAGGAGTCCGCGGCTTATGTTGACGGTGATATTGACGCGGTTGAAGTCGAAACCATCGTCGAGAAAGAATCCGCGCCAAGGCAGCTCGAGTTTAAAGCGGCGGCCAATCAAGATCATCCCGTCGCGTCAACAGTGGAAACGTCTGAAAATTTTGAAGTCTGCGAGAATCCAGCCGAGACGGCCGGCAATGCCGAAAATGCCGAGCCGCCGATTCAGGATGTTCCCTACTACCAGGTTATCGAAGAAGATGAGGAAGACGAAGAAGAAATTCGCACGATTATCGACGTCATTCGTATTTCGACGCGATCCCACAAAAAAATGATTCTGGCGGTGCTGGGCGGTTTGACGGGCGTTTTTCTGCTGTTTTCAATTCTCGATGTGATGATGCAATGGACGGGCTACGGTTCCGCCATTTACAACCTGCTTTTTCCGCCGGCTATACGGATCGTTTCGTTTCCGCCGAATGCGCAGGTTTCTTTGGATGACAAGCTGCTGCCGCAAACCACGCCGCTCGCCATCGAAAAAATTTCACCCGGCGTGCACAAACTCATGCTGTCGCTGCCGCGCTTCGATCCGATTGTGCGCTCGATTCAAGTTCCTCCCAAGGGCAAAGCCGTGGTGCAGGGCGAAAACTCGCCGGAGAAAGATCAGCCCTACGTCTTCCGGTTTAAAACCACGCTGGAATTGTCATCAAAACCTTCCGGCGCCGAAGTGTATTTAAACGGCGTCAAATATACGCAAACCACGCCCTGCCGGGTCGTGTGGGAAGTTGGGTCTCCGCTGCAAATCGAAATGGAAAAACCCGGGTTGGCGCGTTTGGCCGGCTTCACATTCAATTCGTTGGAGGGTGTCGAGAGCATCGAAGACCGCCGGTTCTGGCGTTTTCAGCGGATCGAGGAAAATCGCGAGCATTACGCCGTTGAAGGCATTTTTGCCAAAGCCATTGTCATCACTTCAACACCGAACAATGCAGAGATTTATCTTGACGGCAGCAACAAGCCGGTGGGGGTGACGGGTTTTACCAATCGTTTGCTTTTGACGATAGGCACGCACACGGTTTCTTTGCACAAGAAAGATTTTTTGCCAAAAACGTTTACCATTCAGCTCGACGAGAATTCACCGGAAACATATCATGAGGCCTTGTCACGCGTCGTGAGAATTCTTGCAACGGATGCCGGGAGCGCGAGCAACAACGATATTGGGGCGACAGTTTTGCAGCTCGTTTCCGAAACCAACAAGGTCCGGTTGCGGGCCGTGACGCCCTGTGAATTTACACTGCAGCCAATCAAATATACCGCCTTGTTGCGCAAAGATGGTTACAAAGATCTGGTTCTGAACATTCCAGCCAGCGGAACGGTGGTCGTCGCCAAAATGGAGCGCATTCATCTCGTGGTCGAAATCCTAGTGGTGGATGAGGCCACGGGCGAACCCATTCCGGGCGTGCAGATTCGCTCTCATGCTCCGCCCAACAACCGGGAGATGCAAATTGGCGAAACCGATGAAATCGGCGTTGCCACCAAAGATTTGTTGCCGGGCGAATATAGTTTTACCGCAAAGAAAGCCGGCTATCGCGAGGCAGTGAAAAGCTTTCTCGTGACACCGAACGGCAAGAATCGGGTGGTTTTCAAATTAATAACGCAGTAA